The Bacteroides fragilis NCTC 9343 genome includes the window TATATATTTTTTCTTCTGCTTTTAATGGGAGGAGTATCCATATAAAGAGCAGGTATGTGAGTATCTGTTTCATATCAGTGAATGTAGCGGTCTGTAAATTCTTTGACTTTCCGGGTGTATTCTTCCTTGTTCTCTTTATAAGATACGGCATGTGCAGCTCCCGGTACAATCCAGAGTTGCTTTGGAGCCGATTTGGCTTCATAAAGAGGATAGACCATCCATGTAGGCACGTATGTGTCTTTGTCACCGTGAATGAAAAACATCGGTAGATGACTTTTTTTTACTTGATTCAAAGAGGAGGCTTCTTCAAAATTCCATCCGTATTTTTTCTGGCATAGCCAGCTGGTTGTATTCATCAGTGGGAATGACGGGAGGTGAAAACTCGATTTCAGTTCATGTGAAAATTCATCCCATACACTGGTGTAACCACAGTCCTCAACGAAACATTTTACGAAATAAGGTTGTGCCTCTCCCGAAACCATCATGGTGGTAGCTCCTCCCATTGAAATACCGTGTACTACCATTTGGGTACTGTCCCCGTAAATCTGGTTGGCGATGTGCATCCATTGCATTACGTCCAGGCGGTCTTTCCAGCCCATCTGGATGGCGGGACCACCACTCTCCCCCTGATGTTGGAGGTCGGGCAATAGTACATTGTATTGCAAATCATGGTTATACAGGTAACCTATCATAAACATGCGAATGGCATTGTCTGTATAACCATGTACAATGACTGCCGTCTTTTTGGTTGGTTGCGGAGCCGCAATGTAATAAGCATGTAGCCGGATACCTTCCGGATTTAAAACAAAAGTGTCCCGAAGTGCATGAGCCTGATTGAGACTATCCACCCAGGGACGCAGAAAAGGATAATTCTTGTACATGAAAGGATAGGAGTCAGCATTTTTGGCACGTATCTTCGCTTCCGGACGAAGCGAATAATTGAGCATGAAAAAACTTCCGCCTATCGTACATCCGGTAAGCAGCAATAATAATGTTATGACGCCTATCTTAATTCCCTTTTTCATTTACTTATTCCATATTTCCCATGCGGCAAACGCTTGTAATAGTAGCATTTCAAGCCCATTTTTGGTTACTGCCCCATGCTCTTCTCCTTTCTTCATGAAAAGAGTGATGTTAGGATTATATAACAAATCGTAGAGTAAATGGTTTGGGGTTAGCAACTCATAAGGTATGGCAGGACAGAAGTCTACTTTCGGATACATACCTACCGGGGTACAGTTTACAATCACCGTATGCTCTGCCATAACTTCCGGTGTCAATTCTTCGTAAGTCAGCATACCTTCTTTCTTGGTGCGTGATACGAAAACACTGTCGATACCCAGATTCTTCAGGCCATGATAAATCGCTTTTGACGAACCGCCGGTACCCAGGATTAAGGCTTTTTTATGATAAGGTTGCAACAAGGGCTGAATGGACTGGCTGAATCCTATAATATCAGAATTATATCCCACCAGCTTTATTTTTCTTTTAGGGGTACGAATTATTTTAATAACATTGACCGCACCGATTTTTGCAGTGTCTTTATCCAATTCATCAAGGAAGGGGATTACCTGCTCTTTATAAGGGATTGTCACATTTAGTCCGCACAGATTGGGGTTCTCTTCGATCACCTCCATAAAATCATTGATTTCAGGAATTTCGAAGTTTACATATTCGGCATCTATGCCTTCAGATTTGAATTTTTCATTGAAAAAGCCGATGGAAAACGAATGTTTCAGTGGATAGCCAATTAAACCGTACTTTTGCATAAAGGGGGAAGATGTTAAATTAATATTTATTTCGTAGCCGTATAAAGTGTACAGATACCAAATGTCAGCCGCCTGAACTGAACTTGGCTGAAACCCACCCGTGAAATAACATTTTTCATAACTTCTCCTTGGGGAAAAGCTTTGATCGTTTGGGGTAGATAGCTGTAAGCACTGTTGTCTTTTGATAATAATTTGCCGAGAGTCGGGATAACTATCTTAGAATAAATGGTAAACATTTGCTTCATCGGAAAACGATCCGGAGTTGTCAGTTCGAGAATGACTAAATGTCCGCCTGTTTTGAGGACACGGTACATTTCAGAAAGTCCTTTATCCAAATCTTCAAAATTACGGATACCAAAAGCGACGGTGATAGCGTCGAAACGGTTGTCGGCAAACGAGAGAGAGGTACAGTCTTCCCTTGCAAAAGATATTTTTTCGGAAAGACCTTCCTTTTTTACCTTTTCACGTCCCACATTCATCATTCCTTCAGAAATGTCTGTTCCGATCAGTTGTTCGGGTTGCAATTCATGGCATGCCAAGATAGCAAAATCACCGGTGCCGGTTGCTACATCCATTATTTGTTGCGGACGGAAAGGTTTGAGCCAATTGATTGCCTTTCGCCGCCAGCTCCGGTCGATCCCTAACGATAGAGTATGATTCAACTGGTCGTATGCAGGGGCAATGTTGTCGAACATTTGTTCTACCTGTTCGCTCTTTTTCCCATCGTTGCTATAAGGTTTGATCTTTTCTTGTGGGTAGTTCATTCTTTTATTCGATTTTATTCACTACGGAGTTTACAGAGTTTTATGGATCGTAACAGTCTGCACGTTCCGCACACTCCGTATACTCTGTAGTGAATCTTAATTCGTTTCTGATTCAGGTTTCCTATTTTGCAAGGAATGCCATTACGTTCTTTTCGATACGTTCAGCAATGTTGCTGGTATCCTCTTTCACGAATTTTTCGCCGGTGATGTTTTCAAACAGCTCGATATAACGCTCGCTGATGCTTTCCACAATAGCAGGAGTCATTTCAGGAACTTTCTGTCCTTCTTTGCCTTGGAAACCGTTTTCCATCAACCATTCACGTACAAATTCTTTGGAAAGTTGTTTCTGTGCTTCGCCTTTTTCAAAACGTTCCTGATAACCTTCGGCGTAGAAATAACGGCTTGAGTCCGGAGTATGGATTTCGTCCATCAGATAGATGGTACCGTTGTGCTTTCCAAATTCATATTTGGTGTCTACCAAGATTAAACCGCGTTCCGCTGCTATTTCGGTACCACGTTTGAACAAAGCTAATGTATATTTTTCGAGGATGGCATATTCTTCCGGAGTAGCCAGTCCCTGAGCCAGGATTTCTTCTTTGGAGATATCTTCATCGTGCAATCCCATTTCTGCTTTTGTAGTCGGAGTGACGATCGGTTCAGGGAACTTTTGGTTCTCTTTCATACCTTCAGGAAGTTTTACGCCACAGATTTCGCGTACGCCGTTTTTGTAAGCACGCCATGCGCTTCCGCAAAGATAGCCACGTACGATCATTTCTACCGGGAAACCTTCGCAGAGTACTCCCACTGTAACCATTGGGTCGGGAGTGGCGAGTTTCCAGTTCGGACAGATGTCTGTGGTTGCATCCAAGAATTTTGCTGCAATCTGATTCAGCATTTGTCCTTTATAAGGGATACCTTCGGGCAACACTACATCAAAGGCCGAAATACGGTCGGTAGCTACCATTACGAGTTGTTCGCCATTGATGTTGTACACATCACGCACTTTTCCGTGGTACACACTTTTTTGTCCCGGAAAGTTGAAATCTGTTTTTGTTAATGCTTTCATACTTTTATATAATTATGAATTACAAATTACCAACGTTTTGCCGTTCTTTACTTATTGTAAGCCGTTCACCGTTTAATTTTTCCCGTTCGGCTTTCTTTTCCTTATCGAACTTTTCGTAAGCGTCCACGATACGTTCTACAAGCTTGTGTCGCACAATGTCTTTTTTATTCAGTTCGACAAAGCTGATTCCTTTCACTCCTTTTAGAATACGCAATGCCTGTACCAATCCCGATGTTTGTGAGGCCGGAAGATCGATCTGGGTCATGTCACCGGTAATGATCATCTTGGTATTCATTCCCATACGGGTGAGGAACATTTTAATTTGTTGGGTAGTGGTATTTTGGGCTTCGTCCAGGATGACTACTGCGTCATTGAGTGTACGTCCGCGCATAAAAGCGAGCGGAGCGATCTGAATGATGTTCAGTTCCATATATTCCTTCAGCTTGGCTGCCGGAATCATGTCTTGTAAAGCATCATAGAGTGGTTGTAGATACGGATCGATTTTATCTTTCATATCTCCGGGAAGAAAGCCTAACTTTTCACCGGCTTCTACCGCGGGGCGACTGAGAATTATTTTCTTGATTTCTTTGTTCTTCAGTGCACGAACGGCCAGAGCGATCGCTGTATAAGTCTTGCCCGAACCGGCCGGTCCGATAGCAAATACCATGTCGTTTTTGGCAAACCCCTCCACTAATTTCAGTTGGTTTTCGCTACGTGGAATGATGGGTTTCCCTGTGACGCTGAATACAATAACATTTCCCGCTTTTTCAGCTTGTGGTGCATTACCTTTAATGATGTCGATAATGACTTCTTCTTTCAGCGAATTGTATTCGGCACAATATTTTTCAAGCTTGGTGATATTTTCCTCAAAAGCGCACATTTCTTCCTCATCGCCCAGCACTTTGATGACATTGCCTCGGGCAACAATGCGTAGCTTTGGATACAAAGCTTTTATTAATTGTATGTTGGCGTTGTTTACGCCGTAAAAGATGACCGGATCAATATCCTCAAGAACTATCAGTTTTTCTATCATTGAATCAATTTAAAGGTTCACGCATATGCTGTGAAATGGACTGCAAATTTAATGAATCGTTCTCATACTTTGCAGATTCTTGCCGAATTAATTTGCGATGCTCTTTCCTGAAAAAGACAATTCCAGTATATTTGCACTCTGGGAACTTATAAAAAAGACTAATTATGAATCAATCTAAGTGCAGGAGCCACTTTGTAATTTCTATCTTTTTATGCTTTATATTGCCTTGTCTGGCGGGTTGCAAAAAGAAAGACATGTCTCTTAAGCTTAACGAACCGCGCAATATTAAAGGAGTGGTGAGCTATAAACGTTCGTTTGGAGATCTGAATGATGTACAGTTAAAAGCAGCACATGCGTGGGGCATTGCACCATTGGCTTCGCGCGAAGAAGCGGAAGAGATGGATGGAAAGTTGGTTCATATTGTCGATAATGACTTTTATGTGGTAGATTCACTCACTCATTCTATTCCTTATTTAGTGCCGCGCGCCAGTGCGTTACTCGATACGATAGGGGCAAATTTCTTGGATTCATTGACTGCTAAGGGGCTCAATCCGAATAAAATTATTGTAACTTCCGTACTTCGGACGGAGAATGATGTAAAACGCTTGCGTCGTCGAAATGGGAATGCATCGAAGAATTCTTGCCATTTTTACGGAACTACATTCGATGTGAGTTGGAAACGGTTTAAGAAAGTGGAAGATGAGGATGGACGTCCTCTTCAGGATGTGAGTGCTGATACTTTAAAGCTGGTATT containing:
- a CDS encoding DUF5715 family protein — encoded protein: MNQSKCRSHFVISIFLCFILPCLAGCKKKDMSLKLNEPRNIKGVVSYKRSFGDLNDVQLKAAHAWGIAPLASREEAEEMDGKLVHIVDNDFYVVDSLTHSIPYLVPRASALLDTIGANFLDSLTAKGLNPNKIIVTSVLRTENDVKRLRRRNGNASKNSCHFYGTTFDVSWKRFKKVEDEDGRPLQDVSADTLKLVLAEVLRDVRKADKCYVKYELKQGCFHITTR
- a CDS encoding shikimate dehydrogenase family protein; protein product: MQKYGLIGYPLKHSFSIGFFNEKFKSEGIDAEYVNFEIPEINDFMEVIEENPNLCGLNVTIPYKEQVIPFLDELDKDTAKIGAVNVIKIIRTPKRKIKLVGYNSDIIGFSQSIQPLLQPYHKKALILGTGGSSKAIYHGLKNLGIDSVFVSRTKKEGMLTYEELTPEVMAEHTVIVNCTPVGMYPKVDFCPAIPYELLTPNHLLYDLLYNPNITLFMKKGEEHGAVTKNGLEMLLLQAFAAWEIWNK
- a CDS encoding PhoH family protein, encoding MIEKLIVLEDIDPVIFYGVNNANIQLIKALYPKLRIVARGNVIKVLGDEEEMCAFEENITKLEKYCAEYNSLKEEVIIDIIKGNAPQAEKAGNVIVFSVTGKPIIPRSENQLKLVEGFAKNDMVFAIGPAGSGKTYTAIALAVRALKNKEIKKIILSRPAVEAGEKLGFLPGDMKDKIDPYLQPLYDALQDMIPAAKLKEYMELNIIQIAPLAFMRGRTLNDAVVILDEAQNTTTQQIKMFLTRMGMNTKMIITGDMTQIDLPASQTSGLVQALRILKGVKGISFVELNKKDIVRHKLVERIVDAYEKFDKEKKAEREKLNGERLTISKERQNVGNL
- a CDS encoding phosphoribosylaminoimidazolesuccinocarboxamide synthase; this translates as MKALTKTDFNFPGQKSVYHGKVRDVYNINGEQLVMVATDRISAFDVVLPEGIPYKGQMLNQIAAKFLDATTDICPNWKLATPDPMVTVGVLCEGFPVEMIVRGYLCGSAWRAYKNGVREICGVKLPEGMKENQKFPEPIVTPTTKAEMGLHDEDISKEEILAQGLATPEEYAILEKYTLALFKRGTEIAAERGLILVDTKYEFGKHNGTIYLMDEIHTPDSSRYFYAEGYQERFEKGEAQKQLSKEFVREWLMENGFQGKEGQKVPEMTPAIVESISERYIELFENITGEKFVKEDTSNIAERIEKNVMAFLAK
- the ubiE gene encoding bifunctional demethylmenaquinone methyltransferase/2-methoxy-6-polyprenyl-1,4-benzoquinol methylase UbiE — its product is MNYPQEKIKPYSNDGKKSEQVEQMFDNIAPAYDQLNHTLSLGIDRSWRRKAINWLKPFRPQQIMDVATGTGDFAILACHELQPEQLIGTDISEGMMNVGREKVKKEGLSEKISFAREDCTSLSFADNRFDAITVAFGIRNFEDLDKGLSEMYRVLKTGGHLVILELTTPDRFPMKQMFTIYSKIVIPTLGKLLSKDNSAYSYLPQTIKAFPQGEVMKNVISRVGFSQVQFRRLTFGICTLYTATK
- a CDS encoding alpha/beta hydrolase, encoding MKKGIKIGVITLLLLLTGCTIGGSFFMLNYSLRPEAKIRAKNADSYPFMYKNYPFLRPWVDSLNQAHALRDTFVLNPEGIRLHAYYIAAPQPTKKTAVIVHGYTDNAIRMFMIGYLYNHDLQYNVLLPDLQHQGESGGPAIQMGWKDRLDVMQWMHIANQIYGDSTQMVVHGISMGGATTMMVSGEAQPYFVKCFVEDCGYTSVWDEFSHELKSSFHLPSFPLMNTTSWLCQKKYGWNFEEASSLNQVKKSHLPMFFIHGDKDTYVPTWMVYPLYEAKSAPKQLWIVPGAAHAVSYKENKEEYTRKVKEFTDRYIH